GGTCTCTGCTCCCTTCCTACTATCTGCGAAGAAAGCGCGTCAGAGGATGAAGACGAAAGAGAATCGGTGGGGTCGCGTGCACCAGGAACTGAGACAGATGTTCTGTCGGACACCCCCGCACACGGCCCCGGCCGTGTTACGACGGATCCATCGTTACAAGACCTGGGAACTGCATCGCGGCAGTTGGGATccactgatgacgtcacgtttgTTGGAACAGGGGCGTGTGCATCGGGAACTCGTGACGCTCTCAACGTTTTTTTCGAATCGTCACCACTCGATGGATCACAAGAATGTCCTCAAATGGTTACTGGGCAGGGTGCGACGTCGAGTCTTACCGACCTGGTTGATGACGAAGCTAAATGTATCGTCTGCCTCCATGGAGCCGAAGACGAAGCGAGCGTGAACGAAGACATGCCGAGTGCCGTGCGTTACATCTTGGAGACGACGGCCCGTCTCATCCGCGAGATGGACGAATACGTCCCGTACCCGTCCGGGATGCATTGGTTGGCTTGTTGTCATCAACCCATCCACGTGACGTGTATGATACGATCCTTTTATCGCATGGAGGAGTGGAAGTGTCCTCATTGTCGTCGCATGTTGGCCAGTGGATTGTGGGGTCCCGTCGAGAACGTGAAGATCGATCCCAGTCTATGGCCGCCCGGTACGTTCCAAAATTTGGACGCGTTTATTCAAAGTAGACTGACGTTGACGGATCACGAGTTGTTTCATCTGATGCATACCTgggacgaggaagaagaagaggacgtGTTGATAGGgcgttaaaaataaaacatgacATGTTGAATGGTGATTGGTGGTGGTGTGTCATATAAACGCAGCGAACGCGCGTCGCAGCATTCAGTCGTTTCAACATGTCGGAAGGTGTGCCAGCTCCACGCAAACGGACGCAACCTACAAAACCCCGCGCTCCTAAGAAAACGAAAGTAATTTCCCAAACGAAAATCGAAGAAGCCCCACCCATCATTCACCAAGAGACGACGGTGTGGGAAAAAGAACTGGACGATTTGTTTCGCACGTTACGAGACCCCCAAGAGGAGACCGTTTCTGAAAAGGACCCGTCCTGCCCTTTACACGCGCACGTGttgttgaagaaaaaagtgtcgaAACGAGGATGGGAGTACGTCCGATGCAGTGAGAAGAATTGCCCGATCTGGTTACCGTGGGATCGTCATTTGAACTACGTGTTATCAGAAGTCCAACACAAGATGCACCCTGCGCTACGTCAAgggtttttctattgtttttgtcgagAACCGTGTAAAGTAGGGCTCACCAAACGGTTGGAGTCCCCCAACCGTGGACGTTGTTTTTTAACCTGTGCTCAAAAAAATGCACAGCGTGAAGGGTGTCAATTTTTCCAATGGATCGACGAGGTGTGGGGTCCCCGCAATAACGATTTACAAATGTGTATGTCCAAAGGTCAataaaaaatgttcaaaaaccCGACGTGTGCTTTATTGTATATCAGTTGAGATCATGGTGTGGACGCGAGCTCGTGCTCGTGCGTTACGATTAGCCCTACGATGTGTACGCGGTCAACATCGATCAGGTACAAAGTTTCGTTCCCATCTACGACAAACGTGCCCTGTCGACGACGAGGAGTTTCCTAGGATGTCCTTGAAAACCTTGGCCAGTCTGTTGATGGGTATGAGCAAGACCCGCTGTCCTCATTGTCGGCTTTACCGCACTCCTTTACAGGTCGACGGTCGTACGACCGTACGATCGTTTCTACGACGTGTAGGAATAGACCGTGTGCGACTGGAACGATTGGTCTGTGTATAAAGTCAAGGTTGGTACTACCCCTTTGTCATTCATCATGATGGTAGCTAAAGTGACTTGGTGGTTGATGGAATGGGTCTGTCGTCGATTATGGGCGTTGTACCCACCGAACATGAAATTTTTGTACTTCCCACACGTGGACCCCGTCGAAGTGGCCATGGCCTTGAATCCGAGTCGCCTGCCTCATTGGGGTCGATTCGTGACGTACAGTATGTGGTTACAGGAGTACCTCCCTCAATTGACCGATCGCGTCAGGGTTTATAATACAGTCCTCCGTCGTCAACCACGATTCATTCCGTGTATTTACGCTCTGTACGGACGTTGGTTGAAGGCAACACTATGGCGAAACGTCGCCAACGtcccaagaagaagaaggagaatcTACTCTCCACCTATACGGACCCTCGAGCACCAGGGGCGTTGGGAGGGTTGCGTCGATTTGCCCGCGCACAGAGGTTGAGTCAAGCCCAAGCCCGTGATGCGTTACGGAAAAGTCTGGCCTTCACGTTACACCGTCCACCCCGTCGACGGTTCAAGATGGCGCCAGTGATGGTCTTGAACATCGATCAACAATGGGTCGCCGATCTGGTGGAAATGCAACGGTATTGGCGTCAGAACCGGGGCGTGCGGTACCTGTTGACGGTGATAGACGTGTTGTCGAAATACGCGTGGGTCCGTCCCATTAAACGCAAGACGGGTGCCGAACTCTTGAAAGCCTTTGAGAGTATCGTGGCCGAAGGCCGTCGTCCTCAAACGTTACAGACGGACAAAGGTAAAGAATTTTACAATACGACCTTACAACGATGGTTGAAGCAAGAAGGCATCCGTCATTTTTCTACGTTGGGAGACGCTAAGGCTTCGATCGTGGAACGGTTTAATCGGACCTTGAAATCGCGATTGTACCGGTACTTCACGGCGGCCAACACCACCCAGTACCTGGACATTTTACCATCGTTGGTCCAACGGTACAACGAGGACGTCCATCGTAGTATCGGGATGGCACCCAAGGACGTGACGGTGAAGAACGAAGCCGAGGTATGGCAACGATTGTACGGGCAAGTCACCAAGACCCGACGACGGGGGCGATTGATAGCGGGCGACAAAGTGCGACTGAGCGAACGCGTCAAGACGTTCAAGAAAGGTTACTTACCGCAATGGACCGAAGAAGTGTTTAGGATCCAACGCGTCATCCAAGGACCCGTCTTGATGTACAAAGTCGAAGAATTTGACGGGACGCCCGTCAAAGGAACGTTTTACGCGGAGGATTTACAGAAAGTCACGGTGGACGACGACATGTTGTGGCGCATCgaaaaagtacttaaacgacGTCGCGGGCAAATGTTAGTGCGTTGGAAAGGTTGGCCGGCCAAATACGACAGTTGGATTAAAGCATCATGAGTATCTACGTGACGTTACCGAGTAATGGAGGTGGGAAAGAATTCGGTCCTACCAATGTCAATTCGGaatacaaaattcgtttacccGAACGATTGAAACTGTTGGACGAAGAATGGGAAGTGGCGTTGGCCAGTATTTCGTTACCCACCTTCAATGCCGTCAGACGAAGCATTCTCCACAAGTTCCCGGAAACGACCAAAGTCGGGTTCAAAAGTGGTCTATTGGCGTACGAAGAGAAAGACCAACCGGCCGATAGTAGCACCAATCCCACTCAATTAAAAGCGGTGTACGGTGTGGTGACCATGTCGGATGTCTTGAACGGAGTGGTGCCTGTCAAGGACGGCTTCTCCTTTGCACGAAATTTGGTCATTCAATTGCATACCAAACTGAATTTAGCACGCGCGACCGAAATTGAACGAATTGAGGGTACGGGCAAAAGCGTGTATAACCCGAGATGGAGAGACACCGATAAGCATGCCTACGAACAGACCATCGTGTTTGGTGTGGACGAAATTCGCATCAATGGACATTATCAACACCAGAGCATCTTTACGGCCATCCACGAAGAGTTGGCGGTGGCCATGGGGATCATTAATAAAAAAGGGGATACCACACCAGGACCTTCGACCCTGGCGGCGTACCAGAATAACGATTACAAGAAACCGAGCACGTGGGCCAGATTCTTTAAACTGACGGGTAGCCAGGAAAATTTTTTGGAGATGCGAGCGTCCGTCAATTGGGAGATACGTGGGTTGAACGGTGGATGGTTCGAAAAAGAGTTTGTCAACCCCACCAGAACCTTGCGCGTGTACAGTAACGCCAATACCAGTACCATGGTGGGCAATCAAGTCAGCGACGTCTTGCGGGAGGTGAATTTTGATAGTACCAAAGAAGGGCAACAATACTTTGAACCCAAACATCGTCAATACTTGCAAGTGCGTCAGCAAGAATACGAAGTGATGGAGATTGCGTTGGACGATTTGAATGGGGTGCCGGTCAAATTAGGACCAGGTGTCACCTCGGTGGTGCTCCATTTTCGACATCGCAACGGTGACGACGACGTATAAAAAAGAACAGACGTGACAGAACATCCAGTCATGGACTTTTACATGACCTTACCGAGCAATGGAGGTGGTACGGAATTCAACCGCGCGAATAACAATACCCGGTACAAGGTGCGTCTACCCAATCGACTCGTCTTGAAAGAACAGGATTGGGAAGTGGCCTTGGTGTCCCTATCGTTTCCCATTCGAGATCATCACAAACACCATATGCTGAGTAATTTTCCGCGAGGGACGGTTGTCACCAAAGTCTATGGTAGAGCCACATTTGTCACCAATAGCAATGCACTCGACGAACAACCGTTACATGCTGACGTGAAGATCGAAGATATCACGGATCCCGATACCCGCACCGATGTGACTCCCGTGAAGAATGGGATCACGTTCATGAGACATTGGGTGTTTGCCTGCAAGAAAGCTATACAGAAAGCGGTATTGAAGACGATCCAAGACGACGATACGTTGAAGGGAGCACGATGGGGGAACGAGAGTAACACGCAGAAAGGGTTCCAATCGTTCATCTTCACCTCTCAAGACAGTCTCATCATCGATGGGACGGATACCATTCCAAACAGTGCGTACATTCACATCGACATTCTGGGTCGATTGTGTCAACACCTGGGTATCGTCGATCGGTCGTTGAATGAAGGGAAAAACATCCGACATTACGAGCGTGGGAGGGACGTCAACACGAACACCGATCCGGCTGGATTTCGTCGGATCGAGCGCATCAATGCTACCCCTTACATCCAACTCTACAGCTGGGTGAATTGGGAAATCATCGGTCTGGACAACGGATGGTTCGAACAAGCGTTTTCGTCCAAGTATCGGGTCGTACGGATTCTCACCAATATCTGCGACAGTTCGGTGGTCGGGGACGATCGGACGAATGTCTTGGGCGAAGCCAAAGTCGATGCCATGATGGCCGAAGGACAACAGTATTACGAACCGACGCATTTACGGTACGTTCCCTTGCGGGAACGTGAACTGGACGTGATCGAAATCACCTTAGACGATCTCAATGGGAGTATCGTGGACCTGGGTATTGGTATCACGTCCGTGGTGCTCCATTTCAAGCGACGAGGGGATATAAAAAGCGGACACAACTGTTGAAACCTTTACACAAAAACTCACGATGCGTGGCGGATCCATGAGACGATTTTCACCCTATGAGGGGACTACTCAATACGGTGGTGCCTTACAAATACCTAACGTGGTGTCGGGCGTGGGCAAAACCGTTAAAAGGGCGGTCAAACGGAAAGCGCAAGGAGTTGCCAACCGCGTGATCGACCGTGCAGCGGGTCATTTAACGAAACGAGCCAAACGAGGCGTGGCTGATCTATTGGGTGTGTAAAAGAAAATGTACGTACCGATTCGTGAACGACCTCGACGTCGTCGAGGGTTACGAGGTCCACCCGGACAACGCGGTGGGAATATTCTATGGATGTCGCGTGGCGTCAGACCGTATAAAAGGCTACGACGTCCACGTCGTGCCAAACGTTTGAAACGACGTTGAACGATGCAAGCCCATAACTTATCGGCGCGGGTCATGAGCCCCGAATTGCAAGTGTTCCAAGTCCCCAAGACGGACACGTCCATGTTGGGGGTCCGGTTCACCCAAGTGCGACCGGTGACCACCGGCATCAATCCGGTGGAATTTTTGGTCCCAGCCACCGAAACCTTCCTGGATATGAGTCGGagttattttgaaatggaaTTCCAGCTCAAGAAAAGTGACAATACCAACACGGCGCACGGCACGGTCCTGTATCCCGTGACCAATTTGGCGCATTCCATGATCAAACAGTTATCCGTCCACGTCAATGGTGTACTCTTGGAACCCCAGAcggatcattatcattacaaagCCTTCTTCCAGACCATCCTGAACAACAGCCGGAACGATGGGGAGACCAGTCTCCAACCTCAAGGCTGGTACAACGATTTCGATTTACCAGATGTCTTGACAGCCGACAATATCGATAAGACGAACAATGCCTACAAACATCTGACAGAAGCTCAAAAAAGAGGCATAGTCGCCATGAAAAATTTGGCGTTACAGTTCAACGGGGGTAAATTCTACACGATGTTCTTCGCCCCCAATTCACCATTGTTCCATACTGGCAAGTTATTGGTCCCCATGCAAGAAGTGTCCATCAAGATGTACTTCAATGACCCAAGTGTCTTCATGCTGAGTGGAGCCGCCACCGACGGCGCAGCCACCAAAGCCAAAGCCTTGAGCGACGATGCCATCAAGATCACCTTGAACCTGTGTCAGGTGACCGTCGCACCGTCCATCTACAGACAGATTACAGCAGCTAGAACGAGATCGACGGCCAGGTACCCATTGCATGCCTCCAAGATCCGGACATTTTCCATGGCCAGTGGATTAACAGACTTTGACCAAGATCAATTGTTCACCAATCGCGTCCCCGTTCGCGTCTTGGTAGGACTGTTACATAACAGTGCTTTCAATGGAGCGTACAGACGCAGTccctttgcctttgaaaagtttgGCCTGACGTTGATCAGGATGACTATCAATGGAGAAGAATACCCTTACAAGAATGCCCTGGAACTAGTGCACAACGATGGGTCCAAAGATAATTTTGGGTACAGacgtttattggaaaccatGGCGTCGTATCAGACGGGAGAAGCACCCATGATACTACCAGAAATGTGGGGTCAGACTGTACGATACAATCATGATGAATCTGCCACCGTCACTGCCTCCGGGAACGTGACGCTGTTTGCGTTCAATTTCACCCCAGACGGTCGACCCGAAGCACCTACCTTCCATCCCCCTCAAAGCGGGAACGTGCGTTTACAGTTTAAACTGAATGCCTCAGCCGGTCATGCCATCACAGTGTTGATCTATGCTGAATTTGAGAATGTCATGGAAATCGATAATAACAACGGTGTGTTGTACAACGACGACAGTTGAAGAATGGAACTCATTGCGACGAGCGATCAACAACTCCGTCATCTGGGGTACCACGATCCCGATTTGGCCCCGTATTTCGCCGGGGTGTTCCCCAGCGATCGTCTTCCCAAACGACCCGTCGACGAGGGACCTCGTGGCTATATCGTCAATATCGACACGCACGATCAACCGGGTAGTCATTGGGTGGCTTTGTGGACGCACGACGGGGGGTGCACGGTCATGGACAGTTTTGCCATTCCGTTAGCCATGTACAAACCGCACGATCTCTTGGACTGGTTGACGCATCATTTTGAGGGGTTCGAGAGCAATGGTCACGCTATACAAGCCGTGGACAGTCAAGCGTGTGGTCTTTACGCCCTGATGTTTTTGATACACATGAGCGTCGGAGGCACCTTGGACACGTTCATGAACATTTTTAGTCGTCAGGATTTTGTAAAGAACGATCGCCGGGTCGCACAATGGTTCAAACATTTAGTGGAACGCGATATGACCTGGCATCGTGTCAAACAGTTTCGTCAAACGAATCATGTCCCCGTTCGATTGTTAGACATGGTgatgttacaataaaaaaaacatgttatttgacctatgtgtgtgtgtttttttcaaCGTATAAAAACGACCTCCACACTCGAGTGTCACAATCATGTTTCGCACCCCATCCAACATTTTGGTGGTCGGTCCCTCGCGCAGCGGCAAGACCGTGTTCGTGTcggaattgttgaaagaacccCATCGGTATTTTCGACCCGTACCGAAACGTGTGCATTATTGTTATGGGGCCATGCAACCGTTATTGCAAACATTGCGCGACAAGTACAAGGTCGGACTGCACGAAGGGTTACCGACCACGACCGATCTGACAAAGTGGTTTGGGAACGACGGTGGGATCTTGGTCTTGGACGATCTGATGGCCGAAGGGGGGAACGACAAACAAGTGTTGGATCTATTCACCAAACATTCACATCATCGGAACATCACGGTGATTTACTTGTGTCAAGACATGTTTCCGCGCGAAAAATATGCCAAGACCATCAATCGTCAAGTGCATTACATCGTGGCCTTCAAGAGCCCTCGCGATAAATTGGGTCTGAAGAATTTACTCTTGCAAGCGTTTC
The nucleotide sequence above comes from Acropora muricata isolate sample 2 chromosome 12, ASM3666990v1, whole genome shotgun sequence. Encoded proteins:
- the LOC136893728 gene encoding uncharacterized protein F54H12.2-like — translated: MQAHNLSARVMSPELQVFQVPKTDTSMLGVRFTQVRPVTTGINPVEFLVPATETFLDMSRSYFEMEFQLKKSDNTNTAHGTVLYPVTNLAHSMIKQLSVHVNGVLLEPQTDHYHYKAFFQTILNNSRNDGETSLQPQGWYNDFDLPDVLTADNIDKTNNAYKHLTEAQKRGIVAMKNLALQFNGGKFYTMFFAPNSPLFHTGKLLVPMQEVSIKMYFNDPSVFMLSGAATDGAATKAKALSDDAIKITLNLCQVTVAPSIYRQITAARTRSTARYPLHASKIRTFSMASGLTDFDQDQLFTNRVPVRVLVGLLHNSAFNGAYRRSPFAFEKFGLTLIRMTINGEEYPYKNALELVHNDGSKDNFGYRRLLETMASYQTGEAPMILPEMWGQTVRYNHDESATVTASGNVTLFAFNFTPDGRPEAPTFHPPQSGNVRLQFKLNASAGHAITVLIYAEFENVMEIDNNNGVLYNDDS
- the LOC136893729 gene encoding uncharacterized protein, giving the protein MFRTPSNILVVGPSRSGKTVFVSELLKEPHRYFRPVPKRVHYCYGAMQPLLQTLRDKYKVGLHEGLPTTTDLTKWFGNDGGILVLDDLMAEGGNDKQVLDLFTKHSHHRNITVIYLCQDMFPREKYAKTINRQVHYIVAFKSPRDKLGLKNLLLQAFPNRWKDVMDVFDRATCRPFGYIMLDFHPASDDRMRVFADLLHKEGITKGYRIKEDGDSTRPT